From one Amycolatopsis sp. FDAARGOS 1241 genomic stretch:
- a CDS encoding enolase C-terminal domain-like protein, translating into MSDTVRSVEATMVKVPMRRPLGTSAARVTDAPLLLLDLHTTDGVTGRAYLFCYLESAGHAALALVREAHGVLAGVAAAPAAVRSALEAKFKLLGVRGLVGAVVSLVDTACWDALAIAAGLPLARLLGADLRPTPAYNSNGLGLITPNAAAAEAVELAAEGFPAVKMRLGRSAADDLAAVRAVRAALAPDVGLMADYNQALDLPDALARCRALDHEGLAWFEEPVRHDDYAAAAQLTAAVHTPVQLGENLAGPRAMATALAHGACDLVMPDLDRIGGVTGWRDAAALADAHGIPLSSHLYPEVSAHLLAASATAHWLEYVDWAAPILREPLAIVDGCATPPDHPGTGVDWDTDAVARYRVG; encoded by the coding sequence ATGAGTGACACCGTCAGGTCGGTCGAGGCCACGATGGTCAAGGTGCCGATGCGCCGGCCGCTCGGCACCAGCGCCGCGCGCGTCACGGATGCGCCGCTGCTGCTGCTCGACCTGCACACCACCGACGGCGTGACCGGGCGGGCGTACCTGTTCTGCTACCTCGAATCCGCCGGGCACGCGGCGCTCGCGCTGGTGCGGGAGGCACACGGTGTGCTGGCCGGCGTCGCGGCTGCCCCGGCGGCCGTGCGGTCCGCGCTCGAGGCGAAGTTCAAGCTGCTCGGCGTGCGCGGGCTGGTCGGGGCCGTGGTGTCGCTCGTGGACACCGCGTGCTGGGACGCGCTGGCGATCGCCGCGGGCCTGCCGCTCGCCCGCCTGCTCGGCGCGGACCTGCGGCCGACCCCGGCGTACAACAGCAACGGCCTGGGCCTCATCACCCCGAACGCGGCGGCTGCGGAAGCGGTCGAACTCGCGGCAGAGGGCTTCCCGGCCGTGAAGATGCGCCTCGGCCGCTCCGCGGCGGACGACCTGGCCGCCGTGCGCGCCGTCCGGGCGGCGCTGGCCCCTGACGTCGGGCTGATGGCCGACTACAACCAGGCTCTCGACTTGCCGGACGCGCTGGCCCGCTGCCGCGCTCTCGACCACGAAGGCCTGGCGTGGTTCGAAGAACCCGTCCGCCACGACGACTACGCGGCCGCCGCCCAGCTGACCGCCGCGGTGCACACGCCCGTGCAGCTCGGCGAGAACTTGGCAGGTCCGCGCGCGATGGCCACCGCGTTGGCCCACGGCGCGTGCGACCTCGTGATGCCGGACCTCGACCGCATCGGCGGCGTCACCGGCTGGCGCGACGCCGCCGCGCTGGCGGACGCACACGGGATCCCGCTGTCGTCACACCTCTACCCGGAGGTCAGTGCCCACCTGCTGGCCGCGTCGGCGACCGCCCACTGGCTCGAGTACGTCGACTGGGCCGCCCCGATCCTGCGCGAGCCCCTGGCCATCGTCGACGGGTGCGCCACTCCACCCGACCACCCGGGCACTGGCGTCGACTGGGACACCGACGCGGTGGCCCGGTACCGGGTCGGCTGA
- a CDS encoding ketopantoate reductase family protein, whose protein sequence is MRVVVMGTGGVGGYFGARLAQGGHDVSFIARGKHLEALRVNGLRVESPLGDFHLPTIDVTDDPSTLEPADLVLFGVKLWDTESSAELIKPLLTEDTGVVSFQNGVVKDDILRRVLGPQHVIGGVCYIAATIAEPGVIRHTGSLQKLVFGEYDGTPSARVRQFRDACAESGIDVEVSDRIEQTIWEKFVFLVGLSGTTTTVRTPIGPIRANPRSRAFLHDVLAEVVAVARAQGVALPEDYADDRLAFTDSVPEGMTSSMHHDLERGNRLEVTWLSGDVVERGKALGVPTPCNRAITDLLAVHAEGRHE, encoded by the coding sequence ATGCGGGTCGTGGTGATGGGCACGGGAGGAGTCGGCGGCTACTTCGGGGCGCGGCTGGCCCAGGGCGGCCACGACGTGAGTTTCATCGCCCGCGGCAAGCACCTGGAAGCGTTGCGCGTCAACGGGTTGCGCGTGGAGAGCCCGCTCGGCGACTTCCACCTGCCCACTATCGACGTGACCGACGACCCGTCGACGCTCGAGCCCGCGGACCTCGTGCTGTTCGGCGTGAAGCTGTGGGACACCGAGTCGTCGGCCGAGCTGATCAAACCGCTGCTGACCGAGGACACCGGGGTGGTGTCGTTCCAGAACGGCGTGGTCAAGGACGACATCCTGCGCCGCGTACTCGGCCCGCAGCACGTGATCGGCGGCGTCTGCTACATCGCCGCGACGATCGCCGAACCCGGCGTCATCAGGCACACCGGCTCCCTGCAGAAGCTGGTGTTCGGCGAGTACGACGGCACCCCGTCCGCGCGGGTGCGGCAGTTCCGCGACGCGTGCGCCGAGAGTGGCATCGACGTGGAGGTCAGCGACCGGATCGAGCAGACGATCTGGGAGAAGTTCGTGTTCCTCGTCGGCCTTTCGGGCACCACGACCACGGTGCGCACGCCGATCGGGCCGATCCGTGCGAACCCCCGATCGCGGGCGTTCCTGCACGACGTGCTGGCCGAGGTCGTCGCGGTCGCGCGCGCCCAGGGCGTGGCGCTGCCCGAGGACTACGCCGACGACCGGCTCGCCTTCACCGACAGCGTGCCCGAGGGCATGACCTCGTCGATGCACCACGACCTCGAACGCGGCAACCGGCTCGAGGTCACGTGGCTCAGCGGCGACGTCGTCGAGCGCGGCAAGGCGCTGGGCGTGCCGACGCCGTGCAACCGCGCGATCACCGACCTGCTCGCCGTGCACGCCGAGGGCCGCCATGAGTGA